The proteins below are encoded in one region of Passer domesticus isolate bPasDom1 chromosome 22, bPasDom1.hap1, whole genome shotgun sequence:
- the TMEM88B gene encoding transmembrane protein 88B, with protein MSGQDPEDFGAEILSEKSRMMPGLPPYDMDEQLLPREPRSPWCCLAWTLVIGTMNSLVFLLNLLLMFVIFTVVLLPTIVVVYFGFQCHSQVLHSSARYCKSILDDNSSSALIILGFVIMSPLLVVAMALYCSLARRLQLLVCFQPYSLALYKGGRCCCPGRGAPCWARGRGGQLRAWV; from the exons ATGTCTGGCCAGGACCCTGAGGACTTTGGAGCAGAAATCCTGTCGGAAAAATCCCGGATGATGCCCGGGCTGCCCCCGTATGACATGGATGAGCAGCTCCTACCCAGGGAGCCCCGCAgcccctggtgctgcctggccTGGACCCTGGTGATAGGAACCATGAACTCCCTGGTGTTCCTCCTGAATTTGCTCCTGATGTTTGTCATTTTCACCGTCGTGCTGCTCCCTACCATCGTGGTGGTTTACTTTGGCTTCCAGTGCCACTCCCAG GTGCTGCACTCCTCTGCCCGCTACTGCAAGAGCATCCTGGACGACAACAGCTCCTCTGCCCTCATCATCCTGGGCTTTGTCATCATGTCCCCGCTGCTGGTGGTGGCCATGGCGCTGTACTGCAGCCTGGCGCGGcgcctgcagctcctggtgtgCTTCCAGCCCTACAGCCTGGCCCTCTACAAGGGGggccgctgctgctgccctgggcggGGGGCTCCGTGCTGGGCCAGGGGCCGCGGCGGCCAGCTCAGGGCCTgggtgtga